The following are encoded together in the Mesoterricola sediminis genome:
- a CDS encoding class I SAM-dependent methyltransferase — protein sequence MDTGHALDSAPRPWLAPLVFLGRALASPRRFGAVLPSGEELARTLARLARGQTLVELGPGTGSVTRHLLRGLGPGGRLLGLELDPGIAALLQRHLPDPRLQVRLGDAGGLEAHLEALGWGRADTVISGLPLRNFTGAERDRILAAARAALVPGGRFVAFQYGLGLLPELRAHFRLVRVVGPILRNVPPAYVLIGRP from the coding sequence TTGGACACCGGCCACGCCCTTGATTCCGCGCCCCGCCCCTGGCTGGCGCCCCTGGTCTTCCTCGGCCGGGCCCTCGCATCCCCCCGCCGGTTCGGGGCCGTCCTGCCCAGCGGGGAGGAGCTGGCCCGCACCTTGGCCCGCCTAGCCCGCGGGCAGACCCTCGTGGAGCTGGGCCCGGGCACCGGGAGCGTGACGCGCCACCTCCTGCGGGGGCTGGGCCCCGGGGGGCGCCTCCTGGGCCTGGAGCTGGACCCGGGCATCGCCGCCCTCCTGCAGCGCCACCTGCCCGACCCGCGCCTCCAGGTCCGCCTCGGGGACGCCGGTGGGCTCGAGGCCCACCTGGAGGCCCTGGGCTGGGGGCGGGCGGACACCGTGATCTCCGGCCTGCCCCTGCGGAACTTCACGGGCGCGGAGCGGGACCGGATCCTCGCCGCCGCGCGGGCGGCCCTCGTGCCGGGCGGCCGCTTTGTGGCCTTCCAGTACGGCCTGGGGCTCCTGCCGGAGCTGCGGGCCCACTTCCGCCTGGTGCGGGTGGTGGGGCCCATCCTGCGGAACGTGCCGCCGGCCTACGTGCTCATCGGGCGGCCCTGA
- a CDS encoding PAS domain-containing protein: protein MTEPRVALRTGGDLPLLRGLAEERLTDAGDPAPAGTEDPRWTGHELRLHQEELAMQGQELRRALADLEVLLARQMERYQAIPAGVVAVRFDGTVAEANAAACDCLGVGPEDLLEQPLSHRFRAEDRPAFAAFLAGHFLGGTPRSLVVRRLDLDPGGAGWIHLEGPGPLEGGPAYLSVIDVSPLLARETAVLARLERAAVLLGGAFEPLFAVRQALHGGAEAPLEAVQRALTEAWDLLSGPA from the coding sequence ATGACTGAGCCCCGCGTCGCCCTGCGCACGGGCGGAGACCTTCCCCTGCTGAGGGGGCTCGCCGAGGAGCGGCTCACGGACGCCGGGGACCCCGCCCCGGCGGGGACCGAGGATCCCCGCTGGACCGGCCACGAGCTGCGGCTCCACCAGGAGGAGCTGGCCATGCAGGGCCAGGAACTGCGGCGCGCCCTGGCGGACCTGGAGGTCCTCCTGGCCCGCCAGATGGAGCGCTACCAGGCCATTCCCGCGGGCGTCGTCGCGGTGCGCTTCGATGGGACTGTGGCCGAGGCGAATGCGGCTGCCTGCGACTGCCTGGGCGTGGGCCCCGAGGACCTGCTGGAGCAGCCCCTCAGCCACAGGTTCCGGGCGGAAGACCGTCCTGCCTTCGCCGCCTTCCTCGCGGGCCATTTCCTGGGCGGAACCCCCCGCAGCCTCGTCGTTCGCCGCCTGGACCTGGACCCCGGGGGCGCGGGCTGGATCCACCTGGAAGGACCGGGCCCCCTGGAGGGCGGACCCGCCTACCTGTCCGTCATCGACGTCAGCCCGCTCCTGGCGCGGGAGACCGCCGTCCTGGCCCGGCTGGAACGCGCGGCGGTCCTCCTGGGCGGGGCCTTCGAGCCCCTCTTCGCGGTCCGGCAGGCCCTGCACGGCGGCGCCGAGGCCCCCCTCGAGGCCGTGCAGCGGGCCCTCACGGAGGCCTGGGACCTCCTTTCCGGCCCCGCCTGA
- a CDS encoding chemotaxis protein CheB, with the protein MEKSRGRAWGGSASRGARRGGEPFPVVGIGASAGGLEALDEFLRNLAPDTGMAFVVVQHLDPSRPGVIAELLQRATPMPVAEATDRVRIRPNQVYVIPPNKDLTILGGRLGLQAPDAPRGQRQSIDFFLKSLATGLRHLSAGVILSGMGADGVAGLRAIREAGGLCLVQAPATARFDSMPRNAIQDAAPDFVGSPAEIAAELSRGAVHGEGRDAGAVNVADHDRSGFDRVCRILRDRTGHDFSLYKKSTIYRRIERRMGVHGIDGLAAYVAFLQDHAPEVESLLLEILIGVTGFFRDPEAWQELRREVLPRILAQYPEGGMVRAWVPGCSTGEDAYSLALAFQEALADAAPAAPLSLQVFATDINRNAILSARQGYFAGNTVGGLTTDQLAAHFRQESGGWRVGKAIREPVVFALQDLLQDPPFIKLDLIICRNVMIYLSSELQKRLLPLFHYSLNPGGHLFLGNAESIGGYTDLFTPLPGKARLFIRNSADRFPRTTSFPLGLPNRRDLPLEPPMPKSAFNPQMVAETVLLQRFAPPAVLASETGDILYISGRTGKYLEPAMGKANLNLFAMAREGLGPELTVAFRKALTQREPVECRGLRVEANGAAQGVDLVVQAVPSPEALHTCVLVVFKDQVLPPSAAKGRRSRTRPEDATRVEELEAEVKSLMAELQASREEMQTSQEELKASNEELQSTNEELQSTNEELTTSKEELQSLNEELQTVNAEQQAKVDELSAANNDMKNLLDATDIATLFLDDQLNVRRFTTGATRLFKLIPGDVGRPLSDLVTDLDYADLDLDAREVLRTLVPSQKDVATRSGGHWFVARILPYRTLANVIAGVVITFMDISRAKALEACLRGQGGGQAGHD; encoded by the coding sequence TTGGAGAAGAGCAGGGGAAGGGCTTGGGGCGGATCCGCCTCGCGCGGGGCGCGGCGGGGCGGCGAACCCTTCCCCGTGGTGGGGATCGGCGCCTCGGCGGGGGGCCTGGAGGCCCTGGACGAGTTCCTGCGGAACCTGGCGCCGGACACGGGCATGGCCTTCGTGGTGGTCCAGCACCTGGATCCCAGCCGGCCCGGGGTCATCGCGGAGCTGCTGCAGCGGGCCACCCCGATGCCGGTGGCCGAGGCCACGGACCGCGTCCGCATCCGGCCCAACCAGGTGTACGTCATCCCCCCGAACAAGGACCTGACCATCCTGGGCGGCCGCCTGGGGCTCCAGGCCCCCGACGCGCCCCGGGGGCAGCGCCAGTCCATCGACTTCTTCCTGAAATCCCTGGCTACGGGGCTGCGGCACCTGTCGGCCGGGGTCATCCTCTCCGGCATGGGCGCCGACGGGGTCGCGGGCCTGCGGGCGATCCGCGAGGCCGGGGGCCTCTGCCTGGTGCAGGCCCCGGCCACGGCCCGCTTCGACAGCATGCCCCGCAACGCCATCCAGGACGCGGCCCCCGATTTCGTGGGCTCCCCGGCGGAGATCGCCGCCGAGCTGTCCCGCGGGGCCGTGCACGGGGAAGGGCGGGACGCGGGGGCCGTGAACGTGGCCGACCACGACCGGAGCGGGTTCGACCGCGTGTGCCGGATCCTCCGGGACCGCACCGGCCACGATTTCTCCCTCTACAAGAAGAGCACCATCTACCGCCGCATCGAGCGCCGGATGGGGGTCCACGGCATCGACGGCCTCGCCGCCTACGTCGCGTTCCTCCAGGACCACGCCCCGGAGGTGGAGAGCCTGCTCCTGGAGATCCTCATCGGCGTCACGGGCTTCTTCCGGGACCCGGAGGCGTGGCAGGAGCTCCGCCGGGAGGTGCTGCCCCGGATCCTCGCGCAGTACCCGGAGGGGGGCATGGTGCGGGCCTGGGTTCCGGGCTGCTCCACGGGGGAGGACGCCTACTCCCTGGCCCTGGCCTTCCAGGAGGCCCTGGCCGATGCCGCGCCGGCCGCGCCCCTGAGCCTGCAGGTGTTCGCCACCGACATCAACCGCAACGCCATTCTCTCGGCCCGCCAGGGCTACTTCGCCGGCAACACGGTGGGGGGCCTGACCACGGACCAGCTCGCCGCCCATTTCCGTCAGGAGAGCGGGGGGTGGCGGGTGGGCAAGGCGATCCGGGAGCCCGTGGTGTTCGCGCTGCAGGACCTGCTCCAGGATCCCCCCTTCATCAAGCTGGACCTGATCATCTGCCGCAACGTCATGATCTACCTCTCCTCGGAGCTCCAGAAGCGGCTGCTGCCCCTCTTCCACTACAGCCTGAACCCGGGCGGGCATCTCTTCCTGGGCAACGCCGAGAGCATCGGCGGATACACGGATCTCTTCACGCCGCTGCCCGGCAAGGCGCGCCTCTTCATCCGCAATTCGGCCGACCGGTTCCCCCGCACGACCTCCTTCCCCCTGGGCCTGCCCAACCGCCGCGACCTTCCCCTGGAGCCCCCCATGCCCAAATCCGCCTTCAATCCCCAGATGGTCGCGGAGACGGTGCTGCTCCAGCGCTTCGCGCCGCCGGCGGTCCTGGCCAGCGAGACCGGGGACATCCTCTACATCAGCGGCCGGACCGGGAAGTACCTGGAGCCGGCCATGGGGAAGGCGAACCTCAACCTCTTCGCCATGGCCCGGGAGGGTCTGGGGCCTGAACTCACCGTGGCCTTCCGGAAGGCCCTCACCCAGCGGGAGCCCGTGGAGTGCCGGGGCCTCCGGGTGGAGGCCAACGGCGCGGCCCAGGGGGTCGACCTGGTGGTCCAGGCGGTACCCTCCCCCGAGGCCCTTCACACCTGCGTCCTCGTGGTGTTCAAGGACCAGGTCCTGCCGCCGTCCGCGGCCAAGGGGCGCCGGAGCCGGACCCGTCCGGAGGACGCGACCCGCGTCGAGGAGCTGGAGGCCGAGGTCAAGAGCCTGATGGCCGAGCTCCAGGCCTCCCGGGAGGAGATGCAGACCTCCCAGGAGGAGCTGAAGGCCTCCAACGAGGAGCTGCAGTCCACGAACGAGGAACTGCAGTCCACCAACGAGGAACTGACCACCTCCAAGGAGGAGCTCCAGTCCCTCAACGAGGAGCTGCAGACGGTCAACGCGGAGCAGCAGGCCAAGGTGGACGAGCTCTCCGCCGCCAACAACGACATGAAGAACCTCCTGGACGCCACGGACATCGCCACCCTCTTCCTGGACGACCAGCTCAATGTCCGGCGGTTCACCACCGGCGCCACGCGCCTCTTCAAGCTGATCCCCGGGGACGTGGGCCGGCCCCTGTCCGACCTGGTGACGGACCTGGACTACGCCGACCTGGACCTGGACGCCCGGGAGGTCCTGCGCACCCTCGTGCCCTCCCAGAAGGACGTGGCCACCCGGTCGGGGGGGCACTGGTTCGTCGCCCGGATCCTGCCCTACCGGACCCTGGCGAACGTCATCGCGGGGGTGGTGATCACGTTCATGGACATCAGCCGCGCCAAGGCCCTGGAAGCCTGTCTCCGGGGCCAGGGCGGCGGGCAGGCCGGCCATGACTGA
- the feoB gene encoding ferrous iron transport protein B: MATVALAGNPNCGKTSLFNALTGAHQHVGNWPGVTVERRSGTFRQDGLAVEVVDLPGTYSLAARSEDERVATDFLASQEADVIVNVLDASNLERNLYLTTQLLELRKPVVFALNMMDDAVRDGWTLDVPTLSALLGGPVVVTVGNRGEGIEALKAAILAQVRGDDPSLDPAQWPPRVTYGDDVEGEIRRLAEEVRRDEVLTAHLPGRWWALRLLEGAPDALEEAGRSHAAQAIQAQLARSRAFLEAHLGAGVDTLLAERRYGFAHGLVREVGRREGHPARHLTDRLDAVLTGRFLGFPIFLIVMVAIYTLTFVVGKYPQDWVSAGMGWLHDTAAAHLPPGELTSLFVDGVIPGVGSVLVFLPSIMILMGCVSFLEDTGYMARAAFIMDRLMHLMGLHGKSFIPLIMGMGCNTPAIQATRTLEARSDRLITILVTPFMSCSARLPVYILLAGAFFRPLQGALAVVGMHLLGFAVAIVAGKVLRLTLFRRENAPFVMELPPYRLPVLKTTLLHMWEKATVFLRKAGTLIFAGATLIWFLSNYPGLADRDLAARHRAAEAAVRAQGLPEAEEKAKLEDLDLAHKGTIMNSSLAARFGKVLEPAFRPLFDPDHRRAEAWKDGVALTAGFLAKEIVVGTMAVVHQARAEGEDGAALSPLQQSLRDRSGLTPLTALAFMVFVLIYTPCLGTVGMIYKETRSLGWTLFSVGYGLGLGWVLAWITVAGGRLLGFA; encoded by the coding sequence ATGGCGACCGTCGCCCTCGCGGGCAATCCCAACTGCGGAAAGACGTCCCTCTTCAATGCCCTGACCGGCGCCCACCAGCACGTGGGGAACTGGCCCGGGGTCACGGTGGAGCGGCGCAGCGGCACGTTCCGCCAGGACGGCCTCGCCGTGGAGGTGGTGGACCTTCCAGGCACCTATTCCCTGGCGGCGCGCAGCGAGGATGAGCGGGTGGCCACCGATTTCCTGGCCTCGCAGGAGGCGGACGTCATCGTCAACGTGCTCGACGCCTCCAACCTGGAGCGCAACCTCTACCTCACCACCCAGCTCCTGGAGCTGCGCAAGCCGGTGGTCTTCGCGCTGAACATGATGGACGACGCGGTGCGGGACGGGTGGACCCTGGACGTGCCCACCCTCTCCGCCCTCCTCGGGGGGCCTGTGGTGGTCACCGTGGGCAACCGGGGCGAGGGGATCGAGGCGCTGAAGGCCGCGATCCTCGCCCAGGTGCGGGGGGACGATCCCAGCCTGGATCCCGCCCAGTGGCCCCCCCGGGTGACCTACGGCGACGACGTGGAGGGTGAGATCCGGCGCCTGGCCGAGGAGGTCCGCCGGGACGAGGTCCTGACGGCGCACCTCCCGGGCCGCTGGTGGGCGCTGCGCCTCCTGGAGGGGGCTCCGGACGCCCTGGAGGAGGCCGGCCGGAGCCACGCCGCCCAGGCCATCCAGGCCCAGCTGGCCCGGAGCCGCGCCTTCCTGGAAGCCCACCTGGGCGCGGGGGTGGACACGCTCCTGGCGGAGCGGCGGTACGGCTTCGCCCACGGCCTGGTGCGGGAGGTGGGCCGCCGCGAGGGCCACCCGGCCCGGCATCTCACGGACCGGCTCGACGCCGTCCTCACGGGCCGGTTCCTGGGCTTTCCCATCTTCCTCATCGTGATGGTGGCCATCTACACCCTCACCTTCGTCGTCGGCAAGTACCCCCAGGACTGGGTGAGCGCGGGCATGGGCTGGCTCCACGACACGGCCGCCGCCCACCTGCCGCCCGGGGAGCTCACGAGCCTCTTCGTGGACGGGGTGATCCCCGGGGTGGGCTCGGTGCTGGTCTTCCTGCCCTCCATCATGATCCTCATGGGCTGCGTGTCCTTCCTGGAGGACACGGGCTACATGGCCCGGGCGGCCTTCATCATGGATCGCCTCATGCACCTCATGGGCCTGCACGGCAAGAGTTTCATCCCGCTGATCATGGGCATGGGCTGCAACACTCCGGCCATCCAGGCCACCCGCACCCTGGAGGCCCGGAGCGACCGGCTCATCACCATCCTGGTGACGCCCTTCATGTCCTGTTCCGCGCGGCTGCCGGTGTACATCCTGCTCGCCGGGGCCTTCTTCCGGCCCCTGCAGGGCGCCCTGGCCGTGGTGGGCATGCACCTGCTGGGCTTCGCCGTGGCCATCGTGGCGGGCAAGGTGCTGCGCCTGACCCTCTTCCGCCGGGAGAACGCACCCTTCGTCATGGAACTGCCCCCCTACCGCCTGCCGGTGCTGAAGACGACGCTGCTCCACATGTGGGAGAAGGCCACGGTCTTCCTCCGCAAGGCCGGCACGCTCATCTTCGCGGGGGCCACCCTCATCTGGTTCCTCAGCAACTACCCGGGCCTGGCCGACCGGGACCTCGCCGCCCGGCACCGGGCCGCCGAGGCCGCGGTGCGCGCCCAGGGGCTGCCTGAGGCCGAGGAGAAGGCCAAGCTGGAGGACCTGGACCTGGCCCACAAGGGCACCATCATGAATTCGAGCCTGGCGGCGCGGTTCGGGAAGGTGCTGGAACCCGCCTTCCGGCCCCTCTTCGACCCGGATCACCGCCGCGCCGAGGCCTGGAAGGACGGGGTGGCGCTCACGGCCGGCTTCCTGGCCAAGGAGATCGTGGTGGGCACCATGGCCGTGGTCCACCAGGCCCGGGCGGAAGGGGAGGACGGCGCGGCCCTGAGCCCCCTCCAGCAGTCGCTGCGCGACCGCTCCGGCCTCACGCCGCTGACGGCCCTGGCCTTCATGGTGTTCGTGCTGATCTACACGCCCTGCCTGGGCACGGTGGGGATGATCTACAAGGAGACGCGCAGCCTCGGCTGGACCCTCTTCTCCGTGGGCTACGGCCTGGGGCTGGGCTGGGTCCTGGCGTGGATCACCGTGGCTGGCGGCCGGCTGCTGGGGTTCGCATGA
- a CDS encoding FeoA family protein: protein MAMKRLSELGAGEGGRIVRVEADAAVQRRLLDMGLVRGEAVQVNRLAPLGDPMELVVKGYHLSLRRGESACIHIETEA, encoded by the coding sequence ATGGCCATGAAGCGACTCAGCGAACTCGGCGCCGGCGAGGGCGGGCGCATCGTCCGGGTGGAGGCCGACGCGGCCGTGCAGCGCCGCCTCCTGGACATGGGCCTGGTCCGCGGCGAGGCGGTCCAGGTGAACCGGCTCGCGCCCCTGGGCGACCCCATGGAGCTGGTGGTCAAGGGCTACCACCTCTCCCTCCGGCGCGGGGAGAGCGCCTGCATCCACATCGAAACGGAGGCCTGA
- a CDS encoding transporter, with product MTRPGLGLALSIGLLAPFAGAQEALAPKACRPLFTTSAAPADPGVLELEFGGQRIRNRDGSTDQQFPTQLNLGITRWLDVRVGWGGPLLRKDSQGTRVEGGTDPVVGAQLLALRQDRAGIDLGLAWWHKHPLASVSKGISSGRHDDTILVTCSRTVGRLLVDVNAGANFLGRPTGDGRVRQGAVSLALTYAVAPGWNLTLDSYALSATDLNKRATSSILALSRDVSPRLCVDLGVERGHDQGAPTYSLNAGLVYRLGPLWGRR from the coding sequence ATGACCCGCCCAGGCCTCGGCCTCGCCCTGTCCATCGGTTTGCTCGCACCTTTCGCGGGGGCCCAGGAGGCGCTCGCCCCCAAGGCTTGCCGACCGCTCTTCACCACCTCGGCCGCGCCCGCGGACCCCGGGGTGCTGGAGCTGGAGTTCGGCGGCCAGCGGATCCGCAACCGGGACGGGTCCACGGACCAGCAGTTCCCTACCCAGCTCAACCTGGGGATCACCCGGTGGCTGGATGTGCGGGTGGGATGGGGCGGGCCGCTCCTGCGCAAGGATTCCCAGGGAACGCGGGTGGAGGGGGGCACGGACCCGGTCGTCGGGGCGCAGCTCCTGGCCCTGCGCCAGGACCGGGCGGGCATCGATCTGGGGCTCGCCTGGTGGCACAAGCATCCCCTCGCCAGCGTGAGCAAAGGCATCAGCAGCGGCCGGCACGACGACACGATCCTGGTCACCTGCTCCAGGACCGTCGGGCGCCTCCTGGTGGATGTGAACGCGGGGGCCAATTTCCTGGGCCGCCCCACGGGGGACGGGCGGGTGCGCCAGGGGGCGGTGTCCCTGGCCCTGACCTACGCGGTGGCGCCCGGCTGGAACCTCACCCTGGATTCGTACGCCCTGTCGGCCACGGACCTGAACAAGCGCGCCACCAGCAGCATCCTCGCCCTGAGCCGGGACGTCAGCCCCCGCCTCTGCGTGGACCTGGGGGTGGAGCGGGGCCACGACCAGGGCGCGCCGACGTATTCCCTCAACGCGGGCCTGGTGTACCGCCTCGGCCCCCTCTGGGGCCGGAGGTAG
- a CDS encoding patatin-like phospholipase family protein: MRALPLPAWPFRGAVVLLLAAGAALGAQAPAPLRLRVKAPDYRLELAPRAYAPGQRPLVLALGGGAAKGIAHVGVLQRLEEEGLPVDGIAGTSMGAFMGAMYASGYSGFAIQRLFERVDVGALLMDRQHRRPGETLWEQEHERTTFLSLEFVPGTGVLFMPGTSPGLDLKRALQVLLARPAVSGADSFDGLRVPFRAVSTDLQAGRAALPDRGDLGTAVRASMSIPGVFSPVLLGDHQHVDGMLVQNLPVEAARSLPVKGVVVAVEVGQALDSTRLTSVFALAVRSLDVSVEERTEISRKAADLLLRPRTDALPYLDFHQMVDRAVAEGRRAFDGALDALEQRIYGPEGEAPFPAGPVTVVAPEPLGAQVRALVRAGLPEGPRLRRHGLRVLRRIQAAGFAREAEWTFTPAGPVLTVTPQPVLRALEVQAAGDWGQLARTCLEGAGLREGAAYNPVALGRALDAFLLETTIRSHPLVKLDAVTFDETAGRLSLRISEPGLPPIRVEPGILSPGQTQYLANLLAPFAGRPLEVDTFTRSVLLGEKRLGLEEIRLEADPARPRPALRARPIPDDRVIVDATFGYETTWQGHAAVDARAHRVFGTALGFSAEASGDRLWTTGGLRLTRALAAWPRVGLAVGARSVEQHLLPEVLDALFALDPRIPGLTGHTFREQGVATALFARVGLDDRGLVEVEGSRSWIRTQPGAGPDLAPSLYQVQARFEWDSFDRYLFPTEGFLVRTRFGQGRQERPGAPTAWYRFAYLRARRLWPVAPWGSVDADLESGLGWDLPLARYYPVGGPAFLAGTASAGHPTPNFAILRLGLPLHVVRVFGVNVQATPRLDAAYLGAASPHRLREAGAWVRAAGVSFRAELGRYYLELDAGRAASTDPAFRARTRVNLLVGTHPFDLWWRR, encoded by the coding sequence ATGCGCGCCCTCCCCCTCCCTGCCTGGCCCTTCCGGGGCGCGGTGGTGCTCCTCCTGGCCGCGGGCGCGGCGCTGGGGGCGCAGGCGCCGGCCCCCCTGCGCCTGCGGGTGAAGGCGCCGGATTACCGGCTGGAGTTGGCGCCCCGGGCCTACGCGCCGGGCCAGCGTCCCCTCGTCCTGGCTCTGGGGGGCGGCGCCGCCAAGGGCATCGCGCACGTGGGCGTGCTCCAGCGCCTGGAGGAGGAGGGCCTGCCCGTGGATGGCATCGCGGGCACGAGCATGGGCGCCTTCATGGGGGCCATGTACGCGTCGGGCTATTCGGGGTTTGCCATCCAGCGCCTTTTCGAACGGGTGGACGTGGGGGCCCTCCTGATGGACCGCCAGCACCGCCGGCCCGGGGAAACCCTGTGGGAGCAGGAGCATGAACGAACCACCTTCCTCAGCCTGGAATTCGTTCCGGGCACGGGGGTGCTCTTCATGCCGGGCACGAGCCCGGGCCTGGACCTGAAGCGGGCCCTGCAGGTCCTCCTGGCCCGCCCCGCCGTTTCGGGCGCGGACTCCTTCGACGGGCTGCGGGTGCCTTTCCGGGCCGTGTCCACGGACCTCCAGGCGGGCCGCGCGGCCCTGCCCGACCGCGGCGACCTGGGCACCGCGGTGCGCGCGTCCATGAGCATCCCGGGCGTCTTCAGCCCGGTGCTGCTGGGCGACCATCAGCACGTGGACGGCATGCTGGTCCAGAACCTGCCTGTGGAGGCCGCCCGGAGCCTGCCCGTCAAGGGCGTGGTGGTGGCGGTCGAGGTGGGCCAGGCCCTGGATTCCACGCGCCTGACGTCGGTGTTCGCGCTGGCGGTCCGCTCCCTGGATGTGAGCGTGGAGGAGCGCACGGAGATCAGCCGGAAGGCGGCGGACCTGCTCCTGCGCCCCCGCACGGACGCCCTGCCCTACCTGGATTTCCACCAGATGGTGGACCGCGCCGTGGCCGAGGGGCGCAGGGCCTTCGATGGGGCCCTGGACGCCCTCGAGCAGCGGATCTACGGACCGGAGGGCGAGGCCCCCTTCCCCGCCGGGCCCGTCACCGTCGTCGCCCCCGAGCCCCTGGGGGCCCAGGTGCGGGCCCTGGTCCGCGCGGGCCTGCCGGAGGGGCCGCGCCTCCGCCGGCACGGTCTGCGGGTCCTGCGCCGGATCCAGGCGGCGGGCTTCGCCCGGGAGGCGGAATGGACCTTCACCCCGGCCGGCCCGGTGCTGACCGTGACGCCCCAGCCCGTCCTCCGCGCCCTGGAGGTCCAGGCCGCCGGCGACTGGGGCCAACTGGCGCGGACCTGCCTCGAGGGCGCCGGACTCCGGGAAGGGGCGGCCTACAATCCCGTGGCCCTCGGCCGGGCCCTGGACGCCTTCCTGCTGGAGACCACCATCCGGTCCCACCCCCTGGTGAAGCTGGACGCGGTGACCTTCGACGAAACGGCGGGGCGCTTGAGCCTCCGCATTTCCGAGCCCGGGCTCCCGCCCATCCGGGTGGAACCCGGCATCCTGTCCCCCGGCCAGACCCAGTACCTGGCCAACCTGCTGGCCCCCTTCGCGGGCCGGCCCCTGGAGGTGGACACCTTCACCCGCAGCGTCCTCCTGGGGGAAAAGCGCCTGGGCCTGGAGGAGATCCGCCTCGAGGCGGACCCGGCCCGGCCCCGCCCCGCCCTCCGGGCCCGGCCCATCCCCGATGACCGTGTCATCGTGGACGCCACCTTCGGGTACGAAACCACGTGGCAGGGCCATGCGGCCGTGGACGCCCGGGCCCACCGGGTCTTCGGGACCGCCCTCGGGTTCAGCGCGGAGGCCAGCGGGGACCGCCTCTGGACGACGGGCGGCCTGCGCCTGACCCGGGCCCTGGCCGCCTGGCCCCGCGTGGGTCTGGCCGTCGGCGCCCGCTCCGTGGAGCAGCACCTGCTCCCCGAGGTGCTGGACGCGCTCTTCGCGCTGGACCCCAGGATTCCCGGCCTGACGGGCCACACCTTCCGGGAGCAGGGCGTGGCCACCGCCCTCTTCGCGCGGGTCGGCCTGGACGACCGGGGCCTGGTGGAGGTGGAGGGCAGCCGCAGCTGGATCCGGACCCAGCCCGGGGCCGGACCGGACCTGGCGCCCAGCCTCTACCAGGTCCAGGCCCGCTTCGAATGGGACAGCTTCGACCGCTACCTCTTTCCCACCGAGGGTTTCCTCGTGCGGACCCGCTTCGGCCAGGGCCGGCAGGAGCGCCCCGGCGCGCCCACCGCCTGGTACCGCTTCGCCTACCTGCGGGCCCGGCGCCTCTGGCCCGTGGCCCCGTGGGGCAGCGTGGACGCGGACCTGGAGAGCGGCCTGGGCTGGGACCTCCCCCTCGCCCGGTACTACCCCGTGGGCGGCCCGGCCTTCCTCGCCGGGACGGCCAGCGCCGGCCATCCCACCCCCAACTTTGCAATCCTGCGCCTCGGCCTACCCCTGCACGTGGTGCGGGTCTTCGGGGTGAACGTCCAGGCGACCCCGCGCCTGGACGCCGCCTACCTGGGCGCGGCGTCGCCCCACCGCCTGCGGGAGGCCGGGGCCTGGGTCCGGGCGGCCGGCGTCTCCTTCCGGGCGGAGCTGGGCCGCTACTACCTGGAACTGGACGCGGGCCGCGCCGCCAGCACCGATCCCGCCTTCCGGGCGCGCACCCGGGTCAACCTCCTGGTGGGCACCCACCCGTTCGACCTCTGGTGGCGACGTTAG
- a CDS encoding type II toxin-antitoxin system RelE family toxin — MAWSIEFAPAARKELRDLDPPVARRILKFLSERIAPLEDPRCIGEALQGSRLGEFWKYRVGDYRIICAIEDGQLKVLVVRIGNRREVYR, encoded by the coding sequence ATGGCCTGGAGCATTGAGTTCGCGCCTGCGGCCCGGAAGGAATTGCGAGACCTCGACCCCCCGGTGGCACGGAGGATTCTCAAATTCCTGAGCGAGCGCATCGCGCCCCTGGAGGATCCCCGGTGCATCGGGGAGGCGCTCCAGGGCTCGCGACTGGGGGAGTTCTGGAAATACCGGGTGGGCGACTACCGGATCATCTGCGCCATCGAGGACGGCCAGCTGAAGGTGCTGGTGGTGCGCATCGGGAACCGGCGGGAAGTCTACCGCTGA
- the relB gene encoding type II toxin-antitoxin system RelB family antitoxin — protein MLAIRLPEDIERRLTALAEATGRTKTFYAREAILGYLDDLEDIYLAERALEDVRAGRTQTVPLDEVMREHGLEH, from the coding sequence ATGCTCGCCATCCGCCTGCCCGAGGACATCGAACGCCGCCTGACGGCCCTGGCCGAAGCCACGGGCCGCACCAAGACGTTCTATGCCCGGGAGGCCATCCTGGGCTACCTGGACGACCTGGAGGACATCTACCTGGCCGAACGCGCCCTGGAAGACGTCCGCGCCGGCCGCACCCAGACCGTCCCCCTCGACGAAGTGATGCGCGAACATGGCCTGGAGCATTGA